In the genome of Nocardia sp. NBC_00416, one region contains:
- a CDS encoding CGNR zinc finger domain-containing protein — translation MPGEFPDFRLGSVLATSFTATLTERRGENVERIPTPQRLVDWLAVSGLAVDSCTTAQLELARELREAIHAAATAAASRDAPPVSAVQVINDCSIRGRAAAVLTPEGGRRWRLSSASCVEDALGVIAADAISIIAGERDGKLALCASPTCRAAFFDTSQSRTRKWCEMNTCGNRQKKARFQANQRKSPGSAE, via the coding sequence ATGCCTGGTGAGTTCCCTGACTTTCGCCTCGGTAGCGTGCTGGCGACGAGCTTCACGGCGACTCTGACGGAGCGTCGAGGCGAAAACGTGGAGCGCATTCCCACGCCGCAGCGACTCGTCGACTGGCTGGCAGTGAGCGGCCTCGCCGTGGACTCCTGCACCACCGCCCAGCTCGAACTCGCTCGGGAGTTGAGGGAGGCGATTCACGCCGCCGCGACAGCGGCCGCGAGCCGAGACGCTCCCCCTGTATCCGCTGTCCAAGTCATCAATGACTGCAGCATTCGTGGTCGGGCGGCGGCCGTCCTGACGCCCGAGGGCGGTCGGCGATGGCGACTCAGCTCGGCCTCCTGCGTAGAAGACGCCCTGGGCGTGATCGCCGCCGACGCGATCAGCATCATCGCGGGCGAACGAGACGGAAAATTGGCCTTGTGCGCATCGCCGACCTGCCGAGCCGCCTTCTTCGACACCAGCCAGAGTCGCACCCGCAAATGGTGTGAAATGAACACGTGCGGGAATCGGCAGAAGAAGGCACGCTTCCAGGCCAATCAGCGAAAAAGCCCTGGATCAGCCGAGTGA